In a single window of the Chondrocystis sp. NIES-4102 genome:
- a CDS encoding response regulator receiver protein, producing MNSCNVQLQRKLPKSLSLTLVVDDDQDNLFFVSCILDNLKLKHIVSLSGKQAIDLAIEKSPDLILLDMVMPEINGLEITRLLKTNPITSHIPVIAVTGLAFPEQQTAIMAAGCADYICKPFLIQELESKLKYFLSYEHC from the coding sequence TTGAATAGCTGTAACGTCCAACTACAACGAAAACTACCTAAAAGTCTTTCTCTAACTTTAGTGGTAGATGACGATCAGGATAATCTTTTTTTTGTAAGCTGTATACTTGATAACTTAAAGTTGAAACATATAGTTTCTTTAAGTGGTAAACAAGCTATAGATTTAGCTATCGAGAAATCACCAGATTTAATTTTACTGGATATGGTAATGCCAGAAATAAATGGTTTAGAAATAACCCGTTTACTTAAAACTAATCCAATCACTAGTCATATTCCAGTTATAGCAGTAACAGGATTGGCTTTTCCAGAACAACAAACAGCAATTATGGCTGCTGGATGTGCTGATTATATTTGTAAACCTTTTTTAATTCAAGAATTAGAAAGTAAACTTAAATATTTTTTGAGTTATGAGCATTGTTAA
- a CDS encoding phosphoesterase yields the protein MNIFDYSILNFFNHLAKQSAQFNNLVFVVSENALLKGGLIVALLCWAWFEKTNLKTLQRNREHILITVIASAVAIIAARLLALLLPFRLRPVHNPKIFLEFPLEKEFLEGWSSFPSDHAILFFTLATGLCFVSHTLGRIALAHAIFVISLPRIYLGLHYPTDIIVGALIGVGVAVFFNRKQVRIKILKIPLILLDTNPSLFYSMLFLVVFEIAEMFNSVRNLARVIF from the coding sequence GTGAACATATTTGATTATTCAATTCTTAATTTTTTTAATCACTTAGCAAAGCAATCAGCACAGTTCAATAATTTGGTGTTCGTTGTTAGTGAAAATGCCTTATTAAAAGGTGGTCTGATCGTTGCGCTACTTTGCTGGGCTTGGTTTGAAAAAACTAACCTCAAAACCTTACAAAGAAATCGAGAACATATTTTAATTACAGTTATAGCTAGTGCGGTGGCTATTATTGCTGCGAGATTACTAGCTTTATTACTGCCTTTTCGGTTAAGACCAGTGCATAATCCGAAAATTTTTTTAGAATTTCCTTTAGAAAAAGAATTTTTAGAAGGATGGAGTTCTTTCCCCAGTGATCATGCTATTCTATTTTTCACCCTAGCTACTGGTTTGTGTTTTGTTTCCCATACTTTAGGGAGAATTGCGCTCGCTCACGCTATTTTTGTGATTTCTCTTCCTAGAATTTATTTAGGACTACATTATCCTACCGACATTATAGTTGGAGCATTGATTGGAGTCGGTGTAGCTGTTTTTTTCAATAGAAAGCAAGTTAGAATTAAAATTCTTAAAATACCTTTGATTTTATTAGATACCAATCCCAGCTTATTTTACAGTATGTTGTTTCTGGTCGTTTTTGAAATTGCCGAAATGTTTAATAGTGTGCGTAATCTAGCAAGGGTAATATTTTAA
- a CDS encoding inositol monophosphate family protein, with the protein MNEFWDQVLKFSIETTERVSDRLMQEFGKIQASQKEDGSLVTQADKWSDQQIRQAIADTFPTHGVLSEETIHILPENDWCWIIDPIDGTTNFTRGVPIWAISLGLLYKGTPVFGFIYIPPLKQTFHGYWYGESGLSGYEGSYLNQQPIHTSQDDPSGSQLFNLCARSLAIFSHPFPCKIRMIGVASYNLLLVAAGIAIGGVEATPKIWDIAAVWVILKAAGGEFVFLEDDLLFPLQPGKDYGNVAIPSLGICRSELIPQFKPLVECILPARS; encoded by the coding sequence ATGAATGAATTTTGGGATCAGGTATTAAAATTTTCTATTGAAACTACTGAAAGAGTAAGCGATCGCCTAATGCAAGAATTTGGAAAGATTCAGGCGAGTCAAAAAGAAGATGGTAGTTTAGTTACGCAAGCGGATAAATGGTCTGATCAACAAATTCGTCAAGCGATCGCAGATACTTTTCCCACTCATGGTGTATTGAGCGAAGAAACAATTCATATTTTGCCTGAAAATGATTGGTGTTGGATTATAGATCCAATAGATGGAACAACTAATTTTACTCGTGGTGTACCTATCTGGGCAATTTCTTTGGGCTTATTATATAAAGGAACACCTGTATTTGGGTTTATTTACATACCACCTTTAAAGCAAACTTTTCATGGATACTGGTATGGCGAGTCTGGGTTATCAGGGTATGAAGGATCTTATCTTAATCAGCAACCAATACATACTAGTCAAGATGATCCTAGTGGTAGCCAACTATTCAATCTTTGCGCTCGTAGTCTAGCTATTTTTTCTCATCCCTTCCCTTGTAAAATTAGAATGATCGGCGTTGCCAGTTATAATTTACTCTTGGTAGCTGCGGGTATTGCTATTGGTGGAGTAGAAGCAACACCTAAGATTTGGGATATAGCTGCGGTTTGGGTAATTCTCAAAGCTGCTGGAGGAGAATTTGTTTTTCTCGAAGATGATTTACTTTTTCCACTTCAACCTGGAAAAGACTATGGTAATGTTGCTATTCCTAGTTTAGGAATTTGTCGTTCAGAATTAATACCCCAATTTAAGCCACTGGTCGAATGTATATTACCCGCAAGATCGTAA